Proteins from a genomic interval of Marmota flaviventris isolate mMarFla1 chromosome 8, mMarFla1.hap1, whole genome shotgun sequence:
- the Cfap298 gene encoding cilia- and flagella-associated protein 298 isoform X2, translated as MNGAKNVSPVEVQYLKRMISDEGMDKKQVEASVCVTMEMVKDALDQLRGAVMIVYPMGLPPYDPIRMEFENKEDLSGTQAGLSVIKESEAQLWWAAKELRRTKKLSDYVGKNEKTKIIVKLQQRGQGAPAREPIISSEEQKQLMLYYHRRQEELKKLEENDDDTCLNSPWADNTALKRQFHGVKDIKWRPR; from the exons ATGAATGGGGCGAAAAATGTATCCCCAGTGGAGGTTCAGTATTTAAAAAGGATGATATCGGACGAAGGAATGGACAAG AAACAAGTGGAAGCCAGTGTCTGTGTCACCATGGAGATGGTAAAAGACGCCCTGGACCAGCTTCGAGGTGCAGTGATGATTGTTTACCCCATGGGGTTGCCGCCCTATGATCCCATCCGGatggaatttgaaaataaagaagatcTGTCAGGAACTCAG GCAGGACTCAGTGTCATTAAAGAATCAGAGGCGCAACTGTGGTGGGCAGCCAAGGAGTTAAGAAGAACAAAGAAGCTTTCAGACTatgtggggaaaaatgaaaaaaccaAAATTATTGTCAAGCTTCAACAA AGGGGACAGGGAGCACCAGCCCGCGAACCTATTATTAGCAGTGAGGAGCAGAAGCAGCTGATGCTGTATTATCACAGGCGACAGGAGGAGCTCAAG AAATTGGAAGAAAATGATGATGATACCTGTTTAAATTCTCCATGGGCAGATAACACTGCTTTGAAAAGACAGTTTCATGGGGTAAAGGACATAAAGTGGCGACCAAGATAA
- the Cfap298 gene encoding cilia- and flagella-associated protein 298 isoform X1, producing the protein MVLLHVKRGDESQFLLQAPGSAELEELTAQVARVYNGRLKVQRLCSEMEELAEHGIFLPPNMQGLTDEQIEELKLKDEWGEKCIPSGGSVFKKDDIGRRNGQAPNEKMKQVLKKTIEEAKAIISKKQVEASVCVTMEMVKDALDQLRGAVMIVYPMGLPPYDPIRMEFENKEDLSGTQAGLSVIKESEAQLWWAAKELRRTKKLSDYVGKNEKTKIIVKLQQRGQGAPAREPIISSEEQKQLMLYYHRRQEELKKLEENDDDTCLNSPWADNTALKRQFHGVKDIKWRPR; encoded by the exons ATGGTTCTACTGCACGTGAAACGGGGCGACGAGAGCCAGTTCCTCCTGCAGGCGCCGGGGAGCGCGGAGCTGGAGGAGCTCACGGCGCAGGTGGCCCGGGTCTACAACGGGCGGCTCAAGGTGCAGCGTCTCTGCTCAG AAATGGAAGAATTAGCAGAACATGGCATATTTCTCCCTCCCAATATGCAAGGACTGACAGATGAGCAGATTGAAGAACTGAAATTAAAAGATGAATGGGGCGAAAAATGTATCCCCAGTGGAGGTTCAGTATTTAAAAAGGATGATATCGGACGAAGGAATGGACAAG ctccAAATGAAAAAATGAAGCAAGTTTTAAAGAAGACTATAGAAGAAGCCAAAGCAATAATATCTAAG AAACAAGTGGAAGCCAGTGTCTGTGTCACCATGGAGATGGTAAAAGACGCCCTGGACCAGCTTCGAGGTGCAGTGATGATTGTTTACCCCATGGGGTTGCCGCCCTATGATCCCATCCGGatggaatttgaaaataaagaagatcTGTCAGGAACTCAG GCAGGACTCAGTGTCATTAAAGAATCAGAGGCGCAACTGTGGTGGGCAGCCAAGGAGTTAAGAAGAACAAAGAAGCTTTCAGACTatgtggggaaaaatgaaaaaaccaAAATTATTGTCAAGCTTCAACAA AGGGGACAGGGAGCACCAGCCCGCGAACCTATTATTAGCAGTGAGGAGCAGAAGCAGCTGATGCTGTATTATCACAGGCGACAGGAGGAGCTCAAG AAATTGGAAGAAAATGATGATGATACCTGTTTAAATTCTCCATGGGCAGATAACACTGCTTTGAAAAGACAGTTTCATGGGGTAAAGGACATAAAGTGGCGACCAAGATAA